Proteins encoded by one window of Desulfomonilia bacterium:
- a CDS encoding ATPase, T2SS/T4P/T4SS family, producing MAKYSKLFKQEISDQLDNQEELQSDIEVFDRFTLLFVDDEENVLKALKRVFLEENYNLLVASNAEQALDLIERESIQLVISDFKMPGMNGVDLLREIKKRKPGILRIMLTGHADVQAVMGAVNEGAVYKFITKPWNDEDLRLSVSLALQQYVLLKENRVLKEITKKQQMKIKNFSALYDKERKALGNILIKLGILKPEELVKAQKDKQEDEFITETIVRLGFASDSKIIKALQAHLNIEFIDINETHINPGIVRSLPKDFCERNRLLPISLEGSNLTVAMADPSDIFLRDNIEYLTGLKVFPLISGSADILKAIRQSYGEKENGQYDDVDLVSGIEPMDEIDIVIDDEDENLNVQELLNSSEVPPIIRVVNAIISEAIRYKASDIHIEPKTKFTLIRYRIDGILHAKIKLPIDYHASTISRIKILSKMDISERRKPQDGRFTVKSGTRLVDLRVSTLPTINGEKATLRILDKSASIKQLYELGIEKEDLDRIYHLMKKPQGIIIATGPTGSGKTTLLYSILNTMMQSTKNFETIEDPVEYFLEDANQVYIKDKLGLSFANVLRSTMRQDPDVILVGEIRDLETADVVFKAGMTGHMVLSTLHTNNSIASITRLIDLGVKPYLISSTLEGIIAQRLVRKICRYCKEEVEPDENMMRLLNISKKQIGDKVYKGKGCPQCGNDGYSGRVGLFEIFSMNDDFRYIISSNYRESDIWSLAISAGMCTLMDAGIAKVKSGDTTLEELIRVLGPQTKHEYKCPSCSAMIDMKFLFCPYCGNFKHNVCKLCKMPLEEEWIKCPFCGGHRE from the coding sequence ATGGCCAAGTATTCAAAGCTTTTTAAACAGGAAATTTCCGATCAGCTGGATAATCAGGAAGAGCTTCAATCAGACATTGAAGTATTTGACAGGTTCACCCTGCTCTTTGTCGATGATGAAGAGAATGTCCTAAAGGCCCTGAAAAGGGTCTTCCTTGAGGAAAACTATAACCTCCTTGTTGCTTCTAATGCAGAGCAGGCCCTTGACCTGATAGAGAGGGAAAGCATTCAGCTTGTTATTTCGGACTTCAAGATGCCCGGAATGAACGGTGTTGATCTCCTGAGAGAGATAAAAAAGAGAAAGCCGGGAATACTCAGAATAATGCTGACAGGACATGCCGATGTACAGGCTGTGATGGGGGCCGTTAACGAAGGAGCCGTTTACAAATTTATAACAAAGCCCTGGAATGATGAGGATCTGCGCCTGTCGGTAAGCCTTGCGCTGCAGCAGTATGTGCTTTTAAAGGAGAACAGGGTTTTAAAGGAAATCACAAAAAAACAGCAGATGAAAATAAAGAACTTCTCCGCCCTGTATGACAAGGAGAGGAAAGCGCTTGGCAATATTCTGATCAAACTGGGCATTTTGAAACCGGAAGAACTTGTAAAGGCTCAGAAGGACAAACAGGAAGACGAGTTTATAACCGAAACGATCGTGAGGCTGGGCTTTGCATCCGACTCAAAGATAATCAAGGCCCTTCAGGCGCATCTGAATATAGAATTCATAGACATCAATGAAACTCATATAAATCCCGGCATAGTACGTTCCCTGCCGAAGGATTTCTGTGAGCGCAACAGGCTTCTGCCGATCAGTCTTGAAGGCAGCAACCTGACTGTTGCAATGGCAGACCCGTCCGATATTTTCCTGAGGGACAACATAGAATACCTTACAGGCTTGAAGGTTTTCCCGCTGATTTCAGGAAGTGCTGATATATTAAAGGCAATCAGGCAGTCTTATGGCGAGAAGGAGAATGGCCAGTATGATGATGTCGATCTGGTAAGCGGCATCGAGCCGATGGATGAAATCGATATTGTCATTGACGACGAAGACGAAAACCTCAATGTTCAGGAACTCCTTAATTCTTCAGAAGTTCCGCCGATCATACGTGTTGTTAACGCAATCATATCGGAAGCTATCAGATACAAGGCAAGCGATATACATATAGAACCCAAGACAAAGTTCACGCTTATCCGCTACAGAATAGACGGCATACTGCATGCAAAGATCAAACTCCCAATCGACTATCATGCATCCACCATTTCCAGGATAAAGATACTGTCAAAAATGGATATTTCGGAACGCAGAAAACCACAGGACGGCAGGTTCACGGTAAAATCAGGAACAAGGCTGGTTGATTTGCGTGTTTCAACCCTGCCGACGATAAACGGTGAAAAGGCGACGCTCAGGATCCTCGACAAGAGTGCTTCCATCAAACAGCTTTATGAACTTGGAATTGAAAAGGAGGATCTTGACAGGATATATCACCTAATGAAGAAACCGCAGGGGATAATCATCGCGACCGGTCCCACGGGAAGCGGCAAGACAACCCTGCTCTATTCAATTCTCAACACAATGATGCAGAGCACGAAAAACTTCGAGACAATCGAAGACCCTGTCGAATATTTTCTTGAAGATGCAAACCAGGTTTATATCAAAGACAAGCTGGGCCTTTCTTTCGCCAATGTCCTTCGTTCAACCATGAGGCAGGACCCGGATGTAATTCTGGTCGGCGAGATTCGTGACCTCGAAACCGCGGATGTCGTTTTCAAGGCCGGAATGACCGGTCATATGGTTCTGTCAACACTGCATACAAACAATTCAATTGCTTCCATTACAAGGCTTATCGACCTGGGCGTGAAGCCTTATCTGATATCGTCCACTCTTGAAGGGATAATTGCCCAGAGGCTTGTAAGAAAGATATGCCGGTACTGCAAGGAAGAGGTTGAACCCGATGAAAACATGATGCGTCTGCTTAACATTTCGAAAAAGCAGATAGGCGATAAGGTATACAAAGGAAAGGGTTGTCCTCAATGCGGTAATGACGGCTACTCCGGACGTGTTGGCCTCTTCGAGATATTCAGCATGAATGACGATTTCAGATACATTATAAGCAGCAACTACAGGGAATCGGATATCTGGAGTCTTGCAATATCGGCAGGCATGTGCACGCTCATGGATGCTGGGATAGCAAAGGTCAAATCCGGGGATACAACACTGGAAGAACTGATACGTGTTCTCGGTCCTCAGACAAAGCATGAATACAAATGCCCTTCATGCAGTGCAATGATAGATATGAAATTCCTCTTCTGCCCGTATTGCGGCAACTTCAAACACAATGTCTGCAAGCTGTGCAAGATGCCGCTGGAAGAGGAGTGGATAAAGTGCCCGTTCTGTGGAGGACACAGGGAATAG
- a CDS encoding ATP-binding protein translates to MALNDSREQLSFVVGEERHIKDIIKKNEVLPMLEGAVKAGASQVLVRDDRGDILWSFGDSGGTLIENLNIILEGEPVAKLEIHAINGTDIKGIAKLLHHSINTLIKNNLKRMLTSEIHTTIINHSYDELLHINKELSASEQKYRELAESLEIKVRERTEELKQAHTIMLQQEKMASIGSLAAGIAHEINNPMGFISSNLRTLSKYFSKAKEMLSHYRSAVSSIPELDEATREKWKQLKLDFVFEDSMSLIDESLSGVERITVIVKNLRAVSHIDDTEIGIMNINSEIDSIICLLAHETPFGTKFIRNYSAIPGLQCRLGLLSQAFLNILLNALQSRHDGLIVTIDTTSDEESVYITIADNGPGIAEDIKDRIFEPFFTTKDVGKGQGLGLTTAYDAITSHNGSIEVENKNGAVFKIKLPIRK, encoded by the coding sequence ATGGCGTTAAATGACAGCAGAGAACAGCTTTCTTTTGTAGTGGGCGAAGAAAGGCACATTAAGGATATTATCAAAAAAAATGAAGTGCTGCCTATGCTGGAAGGTGCAGTTAAGGCAGGAGCCAGTCAGGTCCTTGTAAGGGATGACAGGGGAGATATCCTGTGGTCTTTCGGAGATTCGGGAGGAACGCTCATAGAAAACCTCAATATAATCCTTGAGGGGGAGCCCGTTGCAAAGCTTGAGATCCATGCAATTAACGGCACGGATATCAAGGGGATAGCAAAGCTGCTGCACCATTCCATCAATACGCTTATCAAAAACAACCTGAAGCGGATGCTTACTTCAGAGATACATACCACAATTATAAACCACTCCTATGACGAGCTTCTGCATATAAACAAAGAACTTTCAGCATCGGAACAGAAGTACAGGGAACTGGCTGAAAGCCTTGAAATTAAAGTAAGGGAACGGACTGAAGAACTAAAACAGGCGCACACGATAATGCTTCAGCAGGAAAAGATGGCATCCATAGGTTCTCTTGCCGCGGGTATTGCACATGAGATAAACAATCCTATGGGATTCATATCAAGCAACCTTAGAACCCTGTCCAAATATTTTTCCAAGGCAAAGGAAATGCTCAGCCACTATAGAAGTGCGGTTTCTTCAATCCCTGAACTTGATGAGGCGACCCGGGAAAAGTGGAAGCAGCTCAAACTCGATTTCGTGTTTGAGGATTCCATGAGCCTTATCGACGAAAGCTTGAGCGGCGTCGAAAGGATAACCGTCATAGTGAAAAATCTCAGGGCTGTATCGCATATTGATGATACAGAAATCGGTATAATGAATATCAATTCTGAGATTGACAGTATTATATGTCTTCTTGCTCATGAAACGCCTTTCGGCACGAAATTCATAAGGAACTATTCGGCAATTCCGGGCTTACAATGCAGACTCGGCCTGTTATCCCAGGCTTTTCTGAATATATTGCTCAATGCGCTGCAGAGCAGGCATGATGGTCTTATTGTAACAATTGACACGACTTCGGACGAGGAATCGGTTTATATAACTATTGCCGATAACGGTCCGGGAATAGCAGAAGATATCAAAGACCGGATATTCGAACCTTTCTTCACCACTAAAGATGTCGGCAAGGGGCAGGGGCTGGGATTGACTACTGCATACGACGCCATCACATCTCATAACGGATCAATTGAGGTGGAAAATAAAAACGGAGCAGTTTTCAAAATAAAACTGCCTATAAGGAAATAA
- a CDS encoding HD domain-containing phosphohydrolase produces the protein MDGCEERIPSRVLIVDDEENIIRSLTRLIINNDIDVLSASSAEEAIKLLEENEDISLIISDQRMPHTTGTDFLEQARRIRPLATRILLTGYSDIKAAVDAINKGGAYRYLTKPWRDEEILQAVQEAAYKYELIQKNRKLSALVKAKNEELKEWNTKLEARVKEQTLALQNQNESLKGLNLRLAGNFRRTIAALSALIELRDRNVKNHSGNVAQLAEKVASTMGFSEEETEKIAVAALLHDIGKIGMQDYLLSKNISELSEDEFGEYSLHPVRGQAAIDSIDDMQEIGILIRHHHENFDGSGFPDQIKGNEIPVGSRIIAIADFIDRNLEKYMSDVAVDMTLRDLSDKLGTHFDPRLYSHFSRLAAQVCSRSSVNTDKSERELSPNELKEGMVVSRDVKSGTGILLLSKNITLNAMNIKAIKRYYTIDPPQRGVFIWSR, from the coding sequence ATGGATGGATGCGAAGAGAGAATACCATCCAGGGTTCTTATCGTAGATGACGAGGAAAACATAATAAGGTCCCTTACCAGGCTCATCATAAACAATGATATTGATGTCCTGAGCGCGTCCTCGGCTGAAGAAGCCATAAAGCTTCTTGAAGAAAACGAAGACATTTCTCTGATTATTTCGGATCAGAGGATGCCGCATACTACAGGCACGGATTTTCTCGAGCAGGCCCGCAGGATCAGGCCTCTTGCTACAAGGATACTGTTGACCGGGTATTCGGATATAAAGGCTGCAGTAGATGCGATCAATAAGGGCGGGGCCTACCGTTATCTGACCAAGCCCTGGCGGGATGAGGAAATTCTTCAGGCCGTGCAGGAGGCTGCATACAAGTATGAACTGATCCAGAAGAATAGGAAACTCTCTGCTCTCGTAAAAGCGAAAAACGAGGAGCTGAAGGAATGGAACACGAAACTTGAAGCAAGGGTAAAAGAACAGACGCTTGCGCTTCAGAATCAGAATGAGTCGCTTAAAGGTCTTAATCTGAGACTTGCCGGGAATTTCAGAAGGACGATAGCCGCGCTTTCGGCCCTGATTGAATTAAGGGACAGGAACGTGAAGAACCATTCGGGAAATGTTGCTCAGCTTGCAGAGAAGGTGGCGTCCACAATGGGATTTTCCGAGGAGGAAACGGAAAAGATAGCCGTTGCGGCGTTGCTACATGACATAGGCAAAATCGGCATGCAGGACTATCTTTTAAGTAAAAACATCTCGGAACTCTCTGAAGATGAATTTGGCGAATACAGCCTGCATCCTGTCAGGGGTCAGGCAGCAATAGATTCCATCGACGACATGCAGGAAATCGGGATCCTGATAAGGCATCACCATGAGAACTTTGACGGAAGCGGCTTTCCGGACCAAATAAAAGGAAACGAAATACCTGTCGGTTCAAGGATAATCGCCATTGCGGACTTCATTGACCGGAACCTGGAAAAATATATGAGCGATGTTGCAGTTGATATGACATTGCGCGATCTCAGCGATAAACTGGGGACGCATTTCGATCCCAGGTTATATTCGCATTTTTCACGGCTTGCCGCACAAGTATGCTCACGCTCGTCAGTCAATACAGACAAATCGGAGCGCGAGCTGTCACCGAATGAGCTTAAAGAGGGCATGGTTGTCTCCCGTGATGTAAAAAGCGGAACCGGCATACTGCTTCTGAGTAAAAATATTACGCTGAATGCCATGAATATCAAGGCGATCAAACGATACTATACAATCGACCCACCTCAGCGCGGGGTATTCATATGGTCAAGGTAA
- the purU gene encoding formyltetrahydrofolate deformylase, whose translation MEKNKGLARLAGEPFKIAEHERLRTMATYIMRMDCQDKKGIIHAMTGVLLKHGFNITQNGEFVDRERMHFFMRTEFSGDLPEKLLTDMKEALPDDANIEITEARKKEIVVLATKEPHCLGDLLIRHAFGEMNARIKAVISNQERLKQLVEGFGLPYFYVPHAGITREEHEGRISSIIDEFAPDNIVLAKYMRVFSPDFVSRYKNRIINIHHSFLPAFIGSNPYTQAYDRGVKIIGATAHFITDDLDEGPIITQDVIHIDHTYGPEEMRQAGRDVEKVVLARALKLVFENRVFINGNKTIIFD comes from the coding sequence ATGGAGAAAAATAAAGGGCTCGCTCGTCTGGCTGGCGAGCCATTCAAAATAGCAGAACATGAAAGGCTGAGAACAATGGCGACTTACATAATGCGGATGGACTGCCAGGACAAAAAGGGCATTATCCATGCAATGACTGGAGTTCTGCTGAAGCATGGATTCAACATCACACAGAACGGGGAATTTGTTGACAGGGAGCGCATGCACTTTTTCATGCGCACGGAGTTTTCCGGTGACCTTCCTGAGAAACTTTTAACTGATATGAAGGAAGCCCTGCCTGATGATGCCAACATCGAAATAACCGAGGCCAGAAAAAAAGAGATTGTGGTTCTTGCAACAAAAGAACCTCACTGCCTTGGAGACCTTCTCATAAGACACGCTTTCGGCGAGATGAATGCAAGGATTAAGGCGGTCATAAGCAATCAGGAAAGGCTCAAGCAGCTTGTTGAAGGTTTTGGTCTGCCGTATTTTTATGTTCCGCATGCAGGTATTACAAGGGAAGAGCATGAGGGCCGGATATCTTCAATCATAGATGAATTTGCGCCCGATAACATAGTCCTTGCAAAGTATATGAGAGTTTTCAGTCCTGATTTTGTTTCAAGATATAAAAACAGGATAATTAATATCCACCACTCATTTTTGCCAGCATTCATCGGTTCGAATCCCTATACGCAGGCTTATGACAGAGGGGTCAAGATAATCGGAGCAACCGCCCACTTCATTACAGATGATCTTGATGAAGGCCCGATAATAACGCAGGATGTCATACATATCGACCATACTTACGGACCGGAAGAGATGCGTCAGGCCGGAAGAGATGTTGAAAAGGTGGTACTTGCTAGGGCATTGAAGCTGGTTTTCGAAAACAGGGTTTTTATTAACGGCAATAAAACGATTATATTCGACTAA
- a CDS encoding GTPase domain-containing protein → MIEYDELDRRMVLKLVYYGPALSGKTTNLLKLHDLLSSEGRGDLMVLDTKDDRTIFFDLLPFFLVAPSGLKIKLKVYTVPGQVKHDATRKAVLQRCDGVAFIADSQIAEESNNSTSFGNLETNLSIVGLDIDTIPLVVQFNKRDLPGIISEQDIRRVWEPTGIPIFMASALNGPGVVETYKALLDKTYDYVDSRYNLGSVHGLSKEDFISRLARVEAS, encoded by the coding sequence ATGATTGAATATGACGAACTGGACAGGAGAATGGTGTTAAAGCTTGTGTATTACGGCCCGGCCCTGTCGGGCAAGACCACAAACCTGCTCAAGCTGCATGATCTTCTTTCATCCGAGGGCCGAGGCGACCTCATGGTGCTGGATACAAAGGACGACCGCACAATATTTTTTGACCTGCTGCCGTTTTTCCTTGTTGCGCCAAGCGGCCTGAAGATCAAGCTGAAGGTCTATACCGTACCCGGACAGGTCAAGCATGATGCGACAAGGAAAGCTGTTCTGCAGAGATGTGACGGGGTGGCTTTCATTGCGGACTCGCAAATCGCCGAAGAATCGAATAACTCGACAAGCTTTGGAAATCTTGAAACAAACCTGTCAATAGTGGGGCTTGATATCGATACCATCCCGCTGGTTGTTCAGTTCAACAAAAGGGACCTGCCGGGAATAATTTCCGAACAGGACATAAGGCGCGTCTGGGAACCGACCGGAATTCCCATATTCATGGCATCTGCCCTGAATGGTCCGGGAGTTGTCGAAACATACAAAGCGCTCCTTGATAAGACATATGATTACGTTGATTCCAGGTATAATCTGGGCAGCGTGCACGGCCTGAGCAAAGAAGATTTTATAAGCAGGCTTGCCAGAGTGGAGGCATCCTGA
- a CDS encoding CPBP family intramembrane glutamic endopeptidase: MDRRIIAILGVSIIEIAMRLFYKHLGIDPLLYTLTARLIQAALIIGTASGCSGIKTKSVTKETIIGIGCIAAFGIVVLSADLASRLAVHGGILRMLLKKQEVNNVFLFFIVGCLIGPFVEELFFRGLIQSLARQYMPAFAAIAVSSLFFASMHGSLSVVQLAGGIMFGIIYEWRGSIWAGYIFHVAANTGIWLYPYLWPFILSRI; encoded by the coding sequence ATGGACAGGAGAATCATTGCAATCCTGGGAGTTTCGATAATCGAGATCGCCATGAGGCTTTTCTACAAACACCTCGGCATCGACCCTCTGCTTTACACTTTGACAGCCCGGTTGATTCAGGCGGCATTAATTATTGGAACGGCTTCCGGTTGTTCAGGCATAAAAACAAAGTCCGTCACAAAAGAAACCATCATCGGGATTGGCTGTATTGCAGCCTTCGGTATCGTGGTCCTTTCTGCAGACCTTGCATCAAGGCTCGCCGTACATGGAGGAATCCTGAGGATGCTTCTCAAGAAACAAGAGGTAAACAATGTCTTCCTGTTCTTTATTGTGGGCTGCTTAATCGGCCCTTTTGTTGAAGAGCTTTTTTTCAGGGGCCTTATCCAGTCACTGGCCAGACAGTACATGCCTGCATTTGCAGCGATTGCCGTCTCTTCTCTCTTCTTCGCATCAATGCACGGGAGTCTGTCTGTGGTTCAGCTTGCCGGCGGCATAATGTTCGGGATCATATATGAATGGCGCGGAAGCATCTGGGCTGGTTATATCTTTCACGTGGCAGCCAATACCGGAATATGGCTTTATCCCTACCTCTGGCCCTTTATCCTTAGTCGAATATAA